A window of Haliscomenobacter hydrossis DSM 1100 contains these coding sequences:
- the purE gene encoding 5-(carboxyamino)imidazole ribonucleotide mutase: protein MVGIIMGSDSDLPIMRQAADVLKTFDIPCEVTIVSAHRTPERLFHYAKNAHQRGLKVIIAGAGGAAHLPGMVASLSPLPVIGVPIKSSNSIDGWDSVLSILQMPGGVPVATVALDGAKNAGILAAQIIGSHDAAVQEKVVVYKKKLEEEVAVKYRKLEAEGYEDYPR from the coding sequence ATGGTTGGCATCATTATGGGATCGGATTCCGATTTACCGATCATGCGGCAGGCTGCCGATGTCCTCAAAACTTTCGACATTCCCTGCGAAGTGACGATTGTATCGGCTCACCGCACGCCAGAACGCCTGTTTCATTACGCCAAAAATGCCCACCAAAGGGGACTTAAGGTCATCATTGCGGGGGCTGGTGGTGCAGCGCATTTGCCAGGGATGGTGGCTTCACTTTCCCCACTGCCCGTGATTGGGGTGCCCATTAAATCCTCCAATTCGATTGATGGTTGGGACTCGGTTTTGTCCATTCTGCAAATGCCTGGTGGGGTACCCGTAGCCACGGTGGCACTGGATGGGGCAAAAAATGCGGGGATATTGGCGGCACAGATTATTGGGAGCCATGATGCGGCCGTGCAGGAAAAGGTAGTGGTGTACAAAAAAAAGCTGGAAGAAGAGGTGGCCGTGAAGTACCGAAAGCTGGAGGCGGAAGGGTACGAGGATTATCCAAGATAA
- a CDS encoding heparan-alpha-glucosaminide N-acetyltransferase domain-containing protein produces the protein MSTVSPSLPIPSATPKKRIVFLDVLRAYAIMMMLQGHFVDTMLDDKFRDSSNLVYSTWHFMRGMTAPIFFFVSGAIFVFLMLRDARPWYQNIRIQKGLRRVVLLLFLGYVLKWNFFYVFSFKFFPSFFFVDVFHIIGLAVLTVIVVFIIYQKTRIPLPLMYLGLAFTAFLISPVVKTTDWSGLPIVLQNYLIKDHGSTFTLFPWIGFSLFGAVVGWHMHKQPNFYHTHWAPLLFLVLGVWIHYSVNDILNGLYRLTTIDHFRMATYNNASFWRLGHILIVFSLFIWITKLFKNINPLILKIGGETLVIYSVHYVLLYGTWFGIGVRSLGSHTWSPWPTAIGAILFLAFFAFLIYRIEEIRYFLYHLVPHYTGLYYRFLRLKLRRFYIDKREQLAAMFAGKVP, from the coding sequence TTGAGTACGGTCTCTCCATCTCTTCCTATACCTTCAGCAACGCCCAAAAAGCGTATCGTATTTCTGGATGTATTGCGGGCTTACGCCATCATGATGATGTTGCAAGGGCATTTCGTCGATACCATGCTGGATGACAAGTTTCGTGATTCAAGTAATCTGGTATATTCGACCTGGCATTTTATGCGGGGCATGACCGCACCGATTTTCTTTTTTGTGAGTGGTGCTATTTTTGTGTTTCTGATGCTGCGCGACGCTCGTCCCTGGTACCAGAACATCCGCATCCAAAAAGGCTTGCGCAGGGTGGTTTTGTTGCTGTTTTTAGGCTACGTGCTCAAATGGAATTTTTTCTACGTTTTCAGCTTCAAATTTTTTCCTTCCTTCTTTTTTGTAGATGTTTTTCACATTATTGGCCTTGCGGTTTTGACGGTCATCGTGGTGTTTATCATTTATCAAAAAACCCGCATCCCCTTACCCTTGATGTACCTGGGCTTGGCGTTTACTGCGTTTTTGATTTCGCCGGTTGTCAAAACCACCGATTGGTCTGGTCTGCCCATCGTTTTACAAAACTACCTCATCAAAGATCACGGCTCTACGTTTACCCTATTTCCTTGGATCGGATTTTCCTTGTTTGGGGCAGTAGTGGGCTGGCACATGCACAAACAACCCAACTTTTACCATACCCATTGGGCACCCTTGCTCTTTTTGGTGTTGGGCGTTTGGATTCACTATTCGGTCAATGACATTTTAAACGGACTGTACCGCCTGACCACCATTGATCATTTCCGTATGGCCACTTACAACAACGCTTCTTTCTGGCGTTTGGGGCATATTTTGATTGTCTTTTCCCTTTTCATCTGGATCACCAAATTATTCAAAAACATCAATCCGTTGATTCTCAAGATTGGTGGCGAAACCCTGGTGATTTACAGTGTTCACTACGTGTTGCTGTACGGCACCTGGTTTGGAATCGGGGTACGTTCATTGGGCAGCCACACCTGGAGCCCCTGGCCTACGGCGATTGGGGCGATTTTGTTCCTGGCCTTTTTTGCCTTCCTGATTTATCGCATTGAAGAAATACGGTACTTTTTGTACCACCTTGTTCCCCATTATACTGGCCTTTACTACCGCTTTTTACGGCTGAAGTTGCGCCGGTTTTATATCGACAAGCGGGAACAATTGGCGGCAATGTTTGCGGGTAAAGTACCCTAA
- a CDS encoding YciI family protein, producing MKKLLWFFLVLGALITACKPEGAPKEPPKDYYAAITENTDYDSLLAQKLGSDDYGMKAYVMAFLKAGPNRDLDSTAAAKLQEAHLKNIIRMAEAGKLLVAGPFMDDSEIRGIYIFDVRSIEEAQKLTETDPAIKAGSLVMELHPWYGPAVLPLLVPLHKKVEKNSVVD from the coding sequence ATGAAAAAATTATTGTGGTTTTTTTTAGTCCTGGGGGCATTGATTACTGCTTGCAAACCAGAAGGGGCACCCAAAGAGCCGCCGAAAGACTATTATGCAGCAATCACGGAAAACACGGATTATGATTCGCTCCTTGCCCAAAAACTGGGATCCGATGACTACGGCATGAAAGCCTACGTCATGGCTTTTTTAAAAGCAGGCCCCAATCGAGATCTTGATTCTACAGCTGCGGCAAAACTGCAAGAAGCTCACCTCAAAAACATTATTCGGATGGCCGAAGCAGGAAAATTGCTGGTGGCAGGCCCGTTTATGGACGACTCCGAAATCCGGGGGATTTACATTTTTGACGTGCGCTCCATCGAAGAAGCCCAAAAGCTGACCGAGACGGATCCTGCCATCAAAGCAGGGAGCCTGGTCATGGAGTTGCACCCCTGGTACGGCCCGGCAGTTTTACCGCTTTTGGTTCCACTCCACAAAAAAGTAGAAAAAAACTCAGTTGTAGATTAG
- a CDS encoding PorP/SprF family type IX secretion system membrane protein encodes MTRVCLLVIFLLTTAVSFAQQLSLFTQYRENQTIINPAAVESDFLAYGNNITVGASYRSQWSGFGGAAPKTQVLRASWINASGSGVAPMFGGQVINDQTGPTGFTGFYGRIAGVLTEDPEYGGFSIGLSAGMVQYRIRSSEIKLRDENDALAGVDQGQMFPDIGVGMFFYKAVGGRFADDYFYAGLSVPQAFGLDLTFTNEQGEFFTKRVQHFYGQVGYYKFFRNDGFLEPSMWVKYTPNAPVNVDVNLRYQLPTALWIGAGGSSAGAVHLETGFVLGENAGLSNTFRLGYGFDYNFSTFGPSTGGTHELNLTLSFQN; translated from the coding sequence ATGACCAGAGTATGTTTACTTGTCATTTTTTTATTGACGACCGCTGTTTCTTTCGCTCAACAGCTCTCCCTATTCACCCAATATCGTGAAAATCAGACGATAATCAACCCGGCGGCGGTTGAGTCCGATTTCCTCGCCTATGGTAACAACATTACCGTGGGGGCTTCTTATCGAAGCCAGTGGTCTGGATTTGGAGGAGCAGCTCCCAAAACGCAGGTTCTGCGTGCATCCTGGATTAATGCTAGTGGTAGTGGGGTAGCGCCGATGTTCGGTGGTCAAGTGATCAACGACCAAACGGGACCGACCGGTTTTACCGGGTTCTATGGTCGAATTGCTGGTGTGTTAACCGAAGATCCCGAATACGGAGGCTTTTCCATCGGTCTGAGTGCGGGCATGGTTCAGTACCGCATCAGGTCTTCCGAAATCAAACTACGTGATGAAAACGATGCACTTGCCGGCGTAGACCAGGGGCAAATGTTTCCCGACATTGGGGTAGGGATGTTCTTCTACAAGGCGGTAGGTGGGCGATTCGCCGACGACTACTTCTATGCAGGGCTATCTGTACCACAAGCTTTTGGCTTAGACCTCACCTTTACCAACGAACAGGGCGAATTTTTCACCAAACGGGTACAACACTTCTATGGTCAAGTAGGCTACTACAAGTTTTTCCGCAACGATGGCTTTCTCGAACCTTCGATGTGGGTGAAATATACGCCCAATGCCCCCGTAAACGTAGACGTCAACTTGCGTTACCAGTTACCAACAGCGCTCTGGATTGGTGCGGGAGGCTCGTCGGCAGGCGCCGTACACCTGGAAACCGGGTTTGTCCTGGGTGAAAACGCCGGGCTGAGTAATACCTTCCGCCTTGGTTACGGTTTCGATTACAACTTCAGCACGTTCGGTCCTTCTACCGGGGGTACGCACGAATTGAACCTGACCTTATCATTCCAAAATTGA
- a CDS encoding T9SS C-terminal target domain-containing protein, with product MKKILALLGFILAVQLTAWAQGPSFNFSSAVKNTDEEVCIKVTVKDFTDITSLKFPIFWDSTILEFKEVRPTAELPGLDVSDFDPSRSKSGLLFLNWSPGACNSTNSITKNDGVTIFEVCFKVIGKYGQASSVGLSEDRDFIGDIDPIIIGRFNGSGNCVSIGYNRESAIGDVAVGVRPIRLFASEASGSSGEIVFINVRVSGFDKLTSFQFSMNYDTTLLEFNNVLPLENLTNLSSSSFGRPNDPAGNIDKGNLTVSWSFVESQGITLTDSTAIFQVFFKIIGPCGSDAAAVVFSDIPTKKEAINTVREGEIIPIIGQPTYVNISPCDPPGLKLAVNCGVPVQINQEVCVKISAPEGMSTINTLNFLTEWNANTLQFTKINNINNKIPGFSESFFNKANVANGVLGLNWVAPGTTSATLNPGETLFEVCFKAVGLSGTLSPTDSILEAPVQLNRNTAVITRRGSVLNIGLAPRNCEVQIIQPAGVRIVLSAGNGKPGDEICTDVTVGNFKDVIDLQFSLSWEPADISFTEIKNLNTTALPGLSLASNFSLVGVDGGALSFDYTSATPRTVLDGTVIFQVCYDITGQSPGELGTQDNCDNNIEVVDLPLEREAILSTSNGKNVGITGAPTNVCILNPTGFFLLMGQNKGYSKDTVCVDFNVENFKNVTSTQFTVNWPTDLKFVSATPASGITGLVLNNSSAPVGVLTVDFSDPAGRTLLDSATLFTMCFELIGAVNECHKIDINNTPNPSVTTLDGVGSVFPKAGEVCIQDTILLVDTLITIASCPGQRNGTIEVKTQGGTGDVFYLWEALDQNAGTVPLQFTPKAINLPAGRVQLRTFDSRKPNPIVRIDTFMIGENSVVPSADAGRDTIKGCIGALRLNAKAGPGTNLIYNWSALTGSISGGTDRLFTVVDEPGSYVFTVLDRTTGCAGKDTIEVRNAATPNADAGNDILLDCKADTLRLDGSKSSQGTTLKYKWSGPVGTTIDPSEVNIINPKINAAGFYTLEVRDTVTRCFATDTVEVKSSQTRPNANAGEDLLLGCTGEPVTLDATKSQNNSPAVIYEWLDASNAIISRAQQFNVTTLGTYVLRIVDEANGCLDIDTVLVKPSPDYPTLIGSKDVDISCKTDKPVLTTTVNNAASFKAKWISTDGGQFEAGTDTIPSAIVTAAGTYILTVTNTVSSCVSTDTVVVKVNQTTPTVDAGSGGSLTCTQPSLSLTSTAGGSQNMTLSWTRDGQVVATDSTTIRVTTAGTYIFTARDTLSGCAGIDSVVVAQDANLPQVAFPNVAKINCSTPNLTLTGNVTPANTNYTYAWTTSDGTIVSGGNTISPLVSKAGAYTLQVTNTTTGCIGEGLAQVLADTTAPLAKAGADQVLSCKSDTLTLNGTGSGTGSKITYTWSAQGGGATPSPANALQTKISQAGLYILTVRDTSNGCFRVDSVSITSDKEAPTASIAQAPAITCKTPAVLVSATGSQGAQFQTTWKGPDGQAVAPGANPLEISATQSGVYELTILNTQNSCSTVATTSIADNAQKPTVQAVTPVPIACAGVKVSLNGAGSSTGAGITYKWTVGTGNGTITSDNTLAPQVNAPGTYKLVVSNTENGCTSESTVTVSLDNSLARATAGRDTSTCNDEAPLIGNLPSGTTGQWTSAAGITIEMPSLASTMALGLKEGDNRFIWSLSTAECANYSRDTLRIVRETAPIAANDRLDNFTASAAKPTTTINVVSNDQKISSTAGFVVSVAKDPSLGLIDAINGGSIVYRGLPGRSGSDQFTYQVCNKICVDLCDSASVTIQVKSDNTYQYSVPTGITPNGDGANDEMRFEVLEVQPEQYKDNEIVIFNRWGDIVYRAKPYLNNWRGTNSTGQDLPTGTYYYILRLDIPNGVIIKGDITIVK from the coding sequence ATGAAAAAAATTCTTGCTCTGCTGGGTTTCATCCTGGCTGTTCAACTGACGGCCTGGGCTCAAGGGCCTTCTTTTAATTTCTCCTCTGCAGTAAAAAATACTGATGAAGAGGTTTGTATTAAAGTAACCGTCAAAGACTTTACGGACATCACGTCCTTAAAGTTTCCCATTTTTTGGGATAGTACTATTTTGGAATTCAAAGAAGTACGTCCAACCGCCGAGTTACCGGGTTTGGATGTATCCGATTTTGATCCCAGCCGATCCAAATCGGGTTTGTTGTTTTTGAACTGGTCTCCGGGAGCTTGTAACAGCACCAATTCCATCACGAAAAATGATGGTGTAACCATTTTTGAGGTTTGTTTCAAAGTCATTGGCAAATACGGACAAGCTTCCAGTGTTGGCCTAAGTGAAGACCGCGATTTTATTGGCGACATCGACCCCATCATCATTGGTCGTTTCAATGGTAGTGGAAATTGTGTTTCCATTGGTTACAATCGAGAATCTGCCATAGGAGATGTAGCGGTAGGCGTACGCCCCATCCGTCTTTTTGCATCAGAGGCTTCCGGAAGCTCCGGAGAAATTGTATTCATCAACGTGCGGGTAAGTGGCTTTGACAAGTTGACGAGCTTTCAGTTCTCGATGAACTATGACACGACCTTACTCGAATTCAATAACGTACTCCCGCTCGAGAATTTAACCAACCTCTCTTCCAGCAGTTTCGGTCGTCCCAATGATCCTGCCGGTAACATTGACAAAGGAAATTTAACCGTTTCCTGGTCTTTTGTCGAATCCCAGGGCATTACGCTCACCGACAGTACCGCAATTTTCCAGGTGTTTTTCAAAATCATCGGCCCTTGTGGCTCTGATGCCGCTGCCGTCGTTTTTTCAGATATACCAACCAAAAAAGAAGCCATCAATACGGTTCGGGAAGGGGAAATTATTCCCATTATTGGCCAACCCACCTATGTCAATATTTCTCCTTGCGACCCGCCGGGATTAAAGTTGGCCGTCAATTGTGGGGTACCTGTTCAGATCAACCAGGAGGTATGTGTAAAAATCAGTGCACCGGAAGGGATGTCCACCATTAATACCTTGAATTTCCTGACCGAATGGAATGCCAATACCTTGCAATTCACTAAAATCAATAACATTAACAACAAAATCCCCGGCTTTAGCGAATCTTTCTTCAACAAAGCCAACGTTGCTAATGGGGTATTGGGTTTGAATTGGGTGGCTCCAGGTACAACTTCTGCAACTTTGAATCCAGGAGAAACCCTTTTTGAAGTGTGTTTCAAAGCCGTAGGACTTAGTGGGACCCTCAGTCCTACCGACAGTATCCTGGAAGCGCCCGTACAATTGAACCGCAATACTGCCGTCATTACCCGAAGAGGAAGTGTGCTCAACATCGGGCTGGCGCCGCGCAACTGCGAGGTACAAATCATCCAGCCAGCAGGGGTTCGTATTGTACTGAGTGCCGGAAATGGAAAACCTGGCGATGAAATCTGTACGGATGTAACCGTTGGTAACTTCAAAGACGTAATCGACCTGCAATTTTCCCTAAGTTGGGAACCCGCCGATATTTCTTTTACCGAAATCAAAAACCTGAATACCACCGCACTACCCGGCCTGAGTCTTGCTTCCAACTTTAGTTTGGTCGGAGTCGATGGCGGTGCATTGTCCTTTGATTATACTTCCGCAACTCCGAGAACTGTCCTTGATGGAACGGTAATTTTTCAGGTATGTTACGACATCACCGGGCAGTCCCCAGGTGAATTAGGTACCCAGGACAATTGCGACAACAACATTGAAGTGGTTGACTTGCCGCTCGAACGCGAGGCCATTTTAAGTACGTCTAATGGTAAAAACGTGGGGATTACCGGTGCGCCAACCAATGTTTGTATTTTGAATCCAACCGGATTTTTCCTTTTGATGGGCCAAAACAAAGGGTATTCTAAAGATACCGTTTGTGTGGACTTCAACGTAGAAAACTTTAAAAATGTAACTTCTACCCAGTTCACCGTCAATTGGCCTACCGATTTAAAATTTGTTTCTGCAACGCCTGCCAGTGGCATTACTGGTCTGGTCTTAAATAACAGTTCTGCCCCAGTAGGTGTACTTACGGTTGATTTTAGTGACCCGGCCGGCAGAACACTACTGGATTCAGCTACTTTGTTTACCATGTGCTTCGAACTGATCGGGGCAGTCAATGAGTGCCATAAAATCGACATCAACAATACCCCCAATCCATCCGTTACCACGTTGGATGGGGTAGGTAGTGTATTCCCCAAAGCAGGTGAAGTCTGTATCCAGGATACCATCCTGCTGGTAGATACCCTGATCACCATTGCTTCCTGTCCTGGACAACGCAACGGCACGATTGAAGTAAAAACACAGGGAGGAACGGGTGATGTCTTTTATCTGTGGGAAGCCCTGGATCAAAATGCCGGAACCGTTCCACTCCAGTTCACTCCAAAGGCAATCAACCTTCCCGCAGGACGGGTTCAACTGCGTACATTTGATTCGCGCAAACCCAATCCAATTGTGCGCATCGATACGTTCATGATTGGGGAGAACAGTGTTGTACCGAGTGCAGATGCGGGCAGAGATACGATTAAAGGTTGTATTGGCGCTTTGCGGCTCAATGCAAAAGCTGGTCCTGGAACCAACTTGATCTACAACTGGTCGGCACTAACCGGGTCAATATCCGGTGGTACTGATCGATTGTTTACCGTTGTTGATGAACCAGGCTCTTACGTCTTTACCGTTTTGGACAGAACGACGGGATGCGCAGGAAAAGACACCATCGAAGTACGCAACGCAGCTACTCCAAACGCCGATGCCGGCAATGATATCCTCCTGGATTGCAAAGCCGATACATTGCGGTTGGATGGAAGCAAATCTTCACAAGGCACCACCCTTAAATACAAGTGGAGTGGTCCGGTAGGAACAACCATTGATCCAAGTGAAGTAAACATCATCAATCCAAAAATAAACGCTGCCGGTTTTTATACCCTGGAAGTTCGAGATACGGTAACCCGTTGCTTCGCGACAGACACCGTTGAAGTAAAAAGCTCTCAAACTCGTCCCAATGCCAATGCTGGTGAAGACCTCTTGTTGGGTTGTACCGGTGAGCCAGTTACGCTGGATGCCACTAAATCGCAAAACAATTCTCCAGCGGTAATTTACGAATGGTTAGATGCCAGTAATGCCATCATCAGCCGTGCCCAGCAATTTAATGTCACTACACTGGGGACTTACGTGCTGCGGATTGTAGACGAGGCCAATGGCTGTTTGGATATAGACACGGTGCTCGTTAAGCCTAGCCCGGATTATCCGACGCTCATCGGTTCAAAAGATGTAGATATTTCCTGCAAAACGGACAAACCTGTATTGACCACCACCGTAAATAACGCCGCTTCGTTCAAAGCAAAATGGATCAGTACGGATGGAGGGCAATTTGAAGCAGGAACTGATACGATTCCGAGTGCAATTGTTACCGCAGCCGGAACTTATATTCTGACCGTGACCAATACGGTAAGCAGTTGTGTTTCTACCGACACCGTGGTGGTTAAAGTCAATCAGACCACCCCAACGGTTGATGCGGGATCAGGTGGATCCTTGACTTGTACGCAACCAAGTCTTTCCCTCACCAGCACCGCGGGAGGTAGCCAGAATATGACCCTCAGCTGGACCAGAGATGGCCAAGTAGTGGCTACGGACTCTACCACGATCCGGGTTACCACTGCGGGAACTTACATTTTTACCGCTCGGGATACCCTCAGCGGTTGTGCTGGAATCGACTCGGTGGTGGTCGCTCAAGATGCAAATCTGCCCCAAGTTGCTTTCCCCAATGTAGCCAAAATCAATTGTAGCACACCAAACCTCACGTTGACCGGAAATGTAACTCCGGCGAACACAAACTATACTTATGCCTGGACAACCAGTGATGGAACCATTGTCAGCGGAGGCAATACCATCAGTCCACTTGTAAGCAAGGCTGGTGCGTATACTTTACAAGTGACCAACACGACTACAGGCTGTATTGGTGAAGGTTTGGCACAGGTACTTGCCGATACGACTGCTCCGCTTGCAAAAGCTGGCGCAGACCAAGTCTTGAGCTGCAAATCAGACACCCTCACCTTGAATGGAACAGGCTCAGGAACCGGTTCCAAAATTACCTACACCTGGTCTGCCCAGGGAGGTGGCGCAACGCCTTCACCAGCTAACGCACTCCAAACCAAGATCAGCCAAGCCGGACTTTATATCCTTACCGTAAGAGATACCTCCAATGGCTGTTTCCGGGTGGACAGTGTAAGCATTACTTCGGATAAGGAAGCACCTACCGCATCCATTGCTCAGGCTCCAGCCATCACTTGTAAAACCCCCGCGGTACTAGTAAGCGCAACAGGGTCGCAAGGTGCTCAATTCCAGACCACCTGGAAGGGGCCTGATGGGCAAGCCGTTGCTCCGGGTGCCAATCCACTAGAAATCAGTGCTACCCAAAGTGGTGTTTACGAACTCACTATTTTGAATACCCAGAATAGCTGTTCAACCGTAGCCACAACCAGCATTGCCGATAACGCACAAAAGCCAACAGTACAGGCCGTGACGCCTGTGCCAATTGCCTGCGCAGGAGTGAAGGTTTCGCTAAATGGAGCTGGTTCTTCTACCGGAGCAGGCATCACCTACAAATGGACGGTGGGGACTGGCAATGGAACCATTACCTCCGACAATACCCTGGCACCACAAGTCAATGCCCCTGGCACTTACAAACTGGTGGTCAGCAATACCGAAAATGGTTGCACCAGTGAATCAACCGTAACGGTATCACTTGACAATTCCCTCGCTCGGGCAACTGCGGGTAGAGATACCTCTACTTGCAACGATGAAGCGCCACTGATTGGGAATCTTCCTTCCGGAACCACTGGCCAATGGACGAGTGCAGCGGGTATTACCATTGAAATGCCCAGCCTCGCCAGTACCATGGCACTGGGACTAAAAGAAGGAGACAACCGTTTCATTTGGTCGCTGTCCACTGCCGAGTGTGCCAACTACAGCCGGGATACGCTCCGCATTGTGCGCGAAACGGCACCCATTGCAGCCAACGACCGTCTGGACAACTTTACGGCTAGCGCAGCGAAGCCAACCACCACCATCAATGTGGTCTCCAATGACCAAAAAATCAGTTCTACCGCTGGGTTTGTGGTTAGCGTTGCTAAAGACCCTAGCTTGGGTCTCATTGATGCCATCAATGGTGGAAGCATTGTATACCGCGGGTTGCCCGGTCGTTCTGGAAGTGATCAATTTACGTATCAGGTGTGCAACAAAATTTGTGTTGATCTGTGTGATTCCGCTTCGGTTACCATTCAGGTTAAATCGGACAATACCTACCAGTACTCTGTACCAACAGGCATCACGCCTAACGGAGATGGAGCAAACGATGAAATGCGTTTTGAAGTCTTGGAAGTTCAGCCAGAACAGTACAAAGACAACGAAATCGTCATCTTCAACCGCTGGGGTGATATTGTTTACCGTGCGAAACCTTACCTGAACAACTGGAGAGGCACCAACAGCACCGGACAAGATTTGCCCACTGGAACGTACTACTACATTTTACGACTGGACATTCCCAATGGGGTCATCATCAAGGGTGACATTACCATTGTGAAATAG
- a CDS encoding LytR/AlgR family response regulator transcription factor has protein sequence MKIRCLIVDDEPLALDVLSSYIHRIEGLELIGRCENALQAFALMQEQTVDLLFLDIQMPKLDGIEFLKTLQQRPKIIFTTAYRDYAIEAFEMDAVDYLLKPIPFSRFLKALSKAYSQFQQAANAAGETMPGSGLGTSIMIAPGISNMPSLNEDPLPMQTADSIIVRADKKMIKVPLDDIQYIESLKDYVIIHVGGRRIVTKQKISYLEQKLPDGKFLRIHRSFLVALNKIQAFSPNHVEINGQELPIGRSYKSEVAKVLGFV, from the coding sequence ATGAAGATTAGATGCTTAATTGTTGACGATGAACCTTTGGCACTGGATGTCTTGAGTTCTTATATCCATCGGATCGAAGGACTCGAGTTGATCGGGCGTTGTGAAAACGCCCTGCAAGCCTTCGCCCTGATGCAAGAACAGACGGTAGACTTACTGTTTTTGGATATCCAAATGCCCAAACTGGACGGGATTGAATTTTTAAAAACCCTTCAGCAGCGCCCCAAAATCATCTTCACCACGGCTTATCGCGATTATGCCATTGAGGCGTTTGAAATGGACGCTGTCGACTATTTGTTAAAACCCATTCCTTTCAGCCGTTTTTTAAAAGCATTGAGTAAGGCCTATTCGCAATTCCAGCAAGCCGCTAATGCCGCAGGTGAAACAATGCCAGGCTCGGGTTTGGGCACTTCGATCATGATTGCACCGGGTATCTCAAATATGCCTTCGCTCAATGAGGATCCGCTGCCCATGCAAACGGCAGACAGCATCATTGTGCGGGCCGACAAAAAGATGATCAAAGTCCCTCTGGACGACATCCAATACATTGAAAGCTTAAAAGATTACGTGATCATTCATGTGGGCGGACGCCGGATTGTGACCAAACAAAAGATCAGTTATTTGGAACAAAAACTGCCCGATGGAAAATTTTTGCGCATCCACCGCTCCTTCCTGGTGGCGTTGAACAAAATCCAGGCCTTTTCGCCCAACCACGTTGAAATCAATGGACAAGAACTGCCCATTGGTCGCAGTTACAAAAGTGAAGTAGCCAAAGTGCTGGGCTTTGTATAA
- a CDS encoding STM4011 family radical SAM protein yields the protein MSINWSILYRGTLSGCNYSCDYCPFAKKKDSRKVLEKDAQELNRFVNWVETRKKERIGILFTPWGEALIRRHYQEAMIRLSQMPHVCKVSIQTNLSCSLNWLENCCKEKVALWATYHPTQTTMHQFLKKCQQLDAFQVKYSVGVVGFKEALREIEEMRQKLPENTYIWINALKKDAHYYTPEDIYRMTAIDPHVSYNLINHISKGFPCRAGHTTFSVNGSGDITRCHFIKVAIGNIYDANFEQNLYPRLCTNDTCGCHIGYVHLEKLQLEKVFGDRLLERIALINF from the coding sequence ATGTCAATAAATTGGTCTATTCTATACCGCGGTACACTTTCTGGTTGCAATTACAGTTGCGACTATTGCCCCTTTGCCAAAAAGAAAGACAGTAGAAAAGTTTTGGAAAAAGATGCGCAAGAACTGAACAGGTTTGTGAATTGGGTAGAAACGCGTAAAAAAGAGCGCATTGGTATTCTTTTTACACCTTGGGGCGAAGCTTTGATACGCAGGCACTATCAAGAGGCAATGATACGACTGAGTCAAATGCCCCATGTCTGTAAAGTGTCGATCCAAACCAATCTTTCTTGCAGCTTAAATTGGCTAGAAAACTGCTGTAAAGAAAAAGTGGCTTTATGGGCAACCTATCACCCAACCCAAACCACTATGCACCAGTTTTTGAAAAAATGCCAGCAATTAGACGCTTTTCAGGTAAAATACAGTGTAGGCGTTGTAGGGTTTAAAGAAGCCTTGAGGGAGATAGAAGAGATGCGCCAAAAACTACCAGAAAACACCTATATATGGATAAATGCGTTGAAAAAAGATGCCCACTATTACACGCCCGAGGACATTTACCGCATGACTGCCATAGACCCTCATGTTTCCTACAATCTGATCAATCACATCAGTAAAGGCTTTCCTTGTCGGGCCGGGCATACCACTTTTAGCGTCAATGGTTCGGGCGATATTACCCGTTGTCATTTCATCAAAGTGGCAATTGGAAATATTTACGATGCGAATTTTGAACAAAATCTTTACCCAAGATTGTGCACCAATGACACCTGCGGCTGTCACATTGGTTATGTGCATTTGGAGAAATTACAGTTGGAAAAAGTTTTTGGTGATAGATTGTTGGAGCGAATTGCTTTGATAAATTTCTAA